The following nucleotide sequence is from Nautilia sp. PV-1.
GTGAAAGGAGGGGAATAAATGAGCAAAAAAAAGCACCATGATAAACATCATGAAAAACACGAAGAAAAAGAGACTCAGGTTGATGTAGAAGCTCTGCAAAAACAAAATGAAGAGCTTCAGGCTAAACTTGACGAAGCCTTAAGGGCTTACGCAAAATGCGAAAACGACAAAAAACTTCTTCAAAAAGAAGCTGACAGCGCAATAGAATACGCATATGAAAAATTTGCAAAAGATCTGTTGCCGGTGGTTGATTCACTTGAGCTTGCAATAGCGCATTCAGGTGATATTGAAGATAAAGCCGAGGCGTTTGACAAACTTCTTGAAGGAGTTGAACTGACTCTTAAAAAACTGCTTGATACTTTCAAAAACCACGGTATCGAGCAGGTTGAACATGATGAGTTTAATCCTGAGTTTCATCAGGCAATTCAACAGGTTCAAAGCGAAGAACATGAAGACGGTCAGATAGTTGATATCTATCAAAAAGGATATACTCTAAAAGGCAGAGTAATAAGACCGTCAATGGTAACAATAAATAAAAAATAAACTTTAAGGAGGAAATAATGGGAAAAGTAATAGGAATTGACTTAGGAACAACAAACTCAGCAATGGCATACTATGATGGTAAAGATGCGAAAATCATTGCTAATAAAGAAGGTAGAAACACTACTCCATCAGTTGTGGCGTTCACTGACAAAGGTGAAGTGTTAGTGGGTGAACCTGCAAAAAGACAGGCGATTACAAACCCTGAAAGAACAATCTATTCTGTAAAAAGAATTATGGGTATGATGTGCAACGAGCCTAAAGCTCAGGAAGCTAAAAAACACGTACAGTATAAAATCGTTGACAAAAACGGAGCATGTGCGGTAGAAGTAGACGGAAAAGTATACACTCCGCAAGAAATCAGTGCAAAAATCTTAATGAAACTTAAAAAAGACGCTGAAGAGTTCTTTGGTGAAGAAGTAACTGAAGCAGTAATTACAGTACCTGCATATTTCAACGACAGCCAAAGAAAAGCGACTCAGGAAGCCGGTAAAATTGCAGGACTTAACGTACTAAGAATTATCAACGAACCGACAGCGGCGGCGCTTGCATACGGACTTGATAAAAAAGGTGAAGAAAAAATCCTAGTATACGACCTTGGTGGTGGTACATTCGACGTAACTGTGCTTGAAATCGGTGACGGTACATTCCAAGTACTTTCAACTGACGGTAACGCATTCCTTGGCGGGGACGACTTTGACAACAGAATCGTTGACTGGTTAATCAGTGAATTTAAAGCTGAAACAGGAATCGATTTAAGCCAAGACAAAATGGCGCTTCAAAGATTAAAAGATGCAGCAGAGCAGGCTAAAAAAGAATTATCAACAAAAGAAGAGACTGAAATTAACCTGCCGTTCATTACAGCTGACGCAAGCGGACCAAAACACCTTGTTAAAAAATTAACAAGAGCAAAATTTGAAGCAATGATTGACGATTTATTACAAGAAACATTAAAACATATTGATACTGCATTAAACGATGCGGGATTAAGCAAAGACGAAATCGATGAAATCGTAATGGTTGGTGGTTCAACAAGAATCCCTAAAGTACAAGAGCTTGTAAGCAATTACTTTAACGGTAAAAAACTAAATAAATCAGTTAACCCTGACGAAGTTGTAGCACTTGGTGCGGCAATTCAGGCAGGTGTATTGAAAGGTGACGTTAAAGATGTATTATTACTTGACGTAACACCGCTTAGCCTTGGTATTGAAACACTCGGTGGGGTTATGACTAAAATTATCGAAAAAGGTACAACTATACCTGTTAAGAAATCACAGGTGTTCAGTACTGCTGAAGATAACCAGACAGCGGTTACAATTCACGTATTACAAGGTGAAGCGGAACTTGCAAAAGACAACAAATCGCTTGGACAGTTCAACCTTGAAGGAATTCCGCCGGCACCAAGAGGAGTACCTCAAATCGAAGTTACATTCGACATCGACGCAAACGGTGTGCTTAATGTAAGCGCTAAAGACAAAACAAGCGGTAAAGAGCAAAAAATTACAATTACAGGAAGTTCAACTCTAAGCGAAGAAGAAATCGAAAGAATGGTTAGAGAAGCTGAAGAAGCTAACAGAAAAGAAAAAGCTAGAATCGAAGCTATTAAAGCAAGAAATGAGCTTGACGCTGTAGCATATCAGGCTGAGAAATTTATTAACGACAATAAAGACAAATTAGGCGACGTAAGTGCACTTGAAGCTAAAATCAAAGAAGCTAAAGAGCTTATTGAGCAGCAAAGTGAAGATAAAGCTAAAATTGACAGCCTTAAAAATGAAATTACAGCTGAAATGCAAAAAGTTGCACAAAATATGCAACAAAATGCCGGAACACAGCAAAACACTCAAAACGATCAAAACAAAGGCGGTGACGACGACGTTATCGACGCTGAAGTGGAATAATCCACTTCTTCTTTTTTATTTTATTTAACTAATTAGCGTCTGACACTAAATAAATATATATTTTAGTATAAAATAAGAAAATCAATTAGAAGAGTTTGCGTCTTCTATGATTTTAAACTCTTTTGTATCAATAGTAGTATTGCCGTCAACAAGACTGACTCTCCACTCTCCTTTGAAAAAAGGTCTTATTGTTATGTTTGAATATGTTCTCCATCTTACTCCCGCAAAAATAGGCAGTTGAATATCTGCATATAATTTCCATTTTCCGTCTACTTTTTTTTCCCATACAAAATCAATAAGAGAATTTTTCTTAATATCCGTAAAATAAGCAAATGCGAAAACCTTTTTATCCTTTGTTGTAAATGTGTCAGTTTTGTTTATTGGAGTGAGGTCTTGTACGTCTTTACATGTTACGAATTCTTTTATGTTATATCCGAATAAAGATACGGCAAATAATATTGCAAAAAGAAATTTTTTCATTTTATACCTCCAAAATGATTGTCACAGGTCCGTCATTAATAATTTCGACTTTCATCATAGCACCGAATATACCAGGTTTTGTTGGGACTATGCAATTTAATTCTTTTACCATTTTATCATAAAATTCTTTTGCCTGTGTGGGAGGCATTGAATTTTGAAAATTAGGTCTTGTGCCTTTTTTTGTAATGGCCGGTATGGTGAAGTTCGGGATTAAAAGGATTTCTCCTTTTATATCCGTTACGCTTTTTTCAAACCTCTCACCGAATATTCTTAAAGAGGCGATTTTTTTAGCCATTTTTTTAAGTTTTTCATCATTGTCGTCTTTTTCAAAACCTATAAGAACGTTTAAGCCTTCATTTATTTCATTTATAAGTTTCCCTTCAACGCTTACGCTCGAGTGTTTAACCCTCTGAAGTAATGCTTTCATTTGCAAGCTCCACTAAAAATTTTGCCACTTTTTCACTTTCATTCGGGCATTCTACGACTTTATACTCTTTTATTCCGATTTCATCGGCCAGATGTTTATATTCCACTTTCAGTTCCAGATCCGTTTCACTGTTGTCGATCATAAATGAAATAGGGTAGATTAAAACTTTTTCGTTTTTGTATTTTTCAAGTTCTTCGTGAAGATAGGGTTTGAGCCACTCGGCAAATCCGAATCTTGACTGGTATGCGAGGTTTACTGATTTGAAATTTAGAAGTTTTTCTTTTAAAAGATTTACATGTTTTTCTATGTGAGACTGGTATTTGTCTCCTCTTTCAATCATCTTTTTCGGAAGACCGTGGGCGGAGAATATCAGGTGCCATTCATCAGGATTTTTGACGGAATTTAGTATATTCTCAATTATGATTTCATTAAACCTTTCATCTTCAAAAAACGGTTTTACTATATTTACTTTGCCTGAATAGTTTGTTTCTTTCAGTTCATCTAATGAGCTTTCGTATGTTGTAAAAGAGTAGTGCGGATAAAGCGGAATAAGAGTGACTTCATCGTATTTGCCGATAACGTCTTTAAGATGGGGTTTTGTATAGCGCATTGCGTAAATTACGGCGGTATCGGTGTGTTTTTTCATATTTTCACACAGTTTCCCTGTCAGTTCATATATTCTGCTTCCTCCTATGCTTTCATAGTTTTCCCATACTTTTTTGTATCTGAGGTTAGAAATAAGAGGAGCCAATATATGTCTTATCGGAGAAGATATTATTCTTTTGTCTTTAAACATATTGTATAAAAACTCTTTAAGCTCCTCAGGGCTTCTTGCCCCTCCCATATTGAGTAATATTATTGCTTTCATTAAACCTCCAGATATTTGTTTATGTTTATTCCGAATCCCTTAAGGGCTTTAAATTCGTTTTTGTGTCTGCTGAAAAGATTAAGGTTTTCTATTCCGAGTGCCTTTAGAATCTGTGCTCCTATTCCGTATTCTTTATCCGCTTCTTTTGAGTTTGAATCTATGAATATAATCACCCCGCCGTTATATTTAATGTATTCAAGTACTTTTTCGTATTCTTTCAAAATATCGCTGTTAAGCAGGAAATCCACGTTTTTGGTTACTTTGTAAAACTTAACGTTTGTAGTGTTTTTAGGGTTGTTTGCGAGTACGTAGTGTTCGTGACCCAAATGGTCTTTAAAAATAATTTTTTTAAATTTCACGCTGTCTATTTCAAGGGTTTGTTCTTTTTCTTTTGTTATAAGTGTTTCAAACTGGAGTCTGTATTCTACTATGTCTGAAATATATACGACTGCAAGGTTGTGTTTTTTAGCAAAATCGGCGAGGTCTTTTCTTCTTGCCATTGTGCCGTCTTCATTCATTATTTCGCATATCACTGCACTCGGATATACTCCTGCGAGTTTACATATATCCACGCTTCCTTCGGTGTGACCGGTTCTGACAAGCACTCCCCCTTCTTTTGCAATAAGTGGAAAGATGTGTCCCGGTTTTACGAAATCATCCGGTCTGCTTGTAGGGGATGAAAGTTTTTTAATGGTAAGATCTCTTTCAAACGCACTGATTCCGGTTGTACATTCTTTAGCGTCCACACTGATTGTAAACGCCGTGGAAAAACTCTCCTTATTGGAATCCACCATAGGTTTAAGTTCAAGCGAATTTGCAATTTCGTTCGTAATGCTGACACATATAAGCCCTCGTCCTTCTTTAGCCAGGAAATTTACTTTTTCAGGAGTAGAAAATACACCCGCATATACTAAATCTCCTTCGTTTTCCCTGTCTTCGTCGTCTATCATAATAATAATATTGCCTTTTTGAATTTCTTCAATTGCTTTTTTTACTCTCTCAATAGGATTTGGCATAAATTACCTTTTTTATGGAATTTTACTATATAAACCGCTGAAATTGATAAACATTCTGATTGCGTTCATCATTGCCTGGTACTGTACGTAGTTTCTCTCACCCTTAAAATGAAACTCTTCGACTTTTAACTGTTTATGATCCGCCACACCTATAAATACCGTTCCTACCGGTTTTGCCGGAGTTCCTCCTGTAGGTCCCGCTATGCCGCTGACAGCAAGTGCGTAGTCTGCTTTGCTGATTTCTATGGCTCCAAGGAGCATCTCTTTTACAGTCTGCTCACTTACCGCTCCGTATTTTTCAAGTGTCAATTCTTCGACTCCCAGCCATTCGTGTTTGATTCTGTTGGCGTATGTTACGACGCTTCCGTCAAAGCAGTTGCTTGATCCTGATATTTTAGTAAGATGGCTTGCAATCAGTCCACCCGTGCAGCTTTCGGCAAAGGTGATTTTTTTAGGCGGCAGGTTGTTTATTATGTGTTCGAAAATATTTCCAAAAACAACACTCGGAAGAACGTTTAATATCTCTTTTTTTACAATATCTTCCAATGTTTCGGTTATGATTTCTACAAAACCGCCTTCGTTTTCAATAACAGTATAGTTTAGTTTGTGAGCGTTGAAAATAGGATCCAGAAACATTATAGCCGTGTCTTTGTCGAATTTGAATATGTTAATGCTTTCATATTCCGGGGTGATGATAAAAATTTCCGGAACTTTGTCTTCAAGCAGTATTACGTTTATAGGATAAAAATAATCAATTAAAAAGCTGTTTTTGGTGTATTTGGCGTGTTCGGGAATTAAAAAATCGTCTTTAACCACTAACTGCTGGTTTGTAAGGTTTGCGAGTATTCTTGCAACGAGAGGGTATGTTTTTTTATTAGCAACAATCAGCGTTTCCTGGGATGGTTTAAACTCTATATCAAATGTATCGATGTATTTTACCGAATTGTAATCTATGTGTTTAAACAGTTCATTTTTAAGAGCCTGTTTGTATTTCCATTCTTTTCCGACAAATAAAACTTCCATTTTGATCCTTTGTGATATAATAAAGATATTGTATCAAAAAGGAGCTTTTATGAAAAAAATAGATTTGCCCGAATACCAGCTTCCAAAAGACAAAGTATTTAAAAAAAACGGAAAAATGAAAGACAAATTTTATGAAAAAGAGCTTTTAAAGCTTCAAATTGAACTGGTAAAACTGCAGACGTGGCTGAAACTGCACAATAAAAGATTGTTGGTTGTTTTTGAAGGAGTTGATACCGCGGGAAAAGACGGTACCATTAAAAGAATTCTTGAATATCTAAATCCGCGTTTTGCTAGAAGTGTAGCGCTTGATAAACCGAGTGATAAAGAAAAAACCCAGTGGTATTTTCAAAGATACGTGCCTCACTTTCCGGCCGGAGGGGAGATGGTGTTTTTTAACAGAAGCTGGTACAACCGTGCAGGGGTAGAAATAGTTATGGGATTTTGTACGCATGAGGAGTATCTTAAATTTATAAGGCAAGCTCCGAGATTTGAAGAGATGATAGTGGATGACGGAATTAAGTTTTTTAAATATTATCTTGATATTACGAAAGAAGAACAGTATAAAAGACTGAAAAAAAGAGAAACCGATCCGCTAAAAAAATGGAAGCTTTCAACGCTTGACTGGAAAAGCTATGAACATTATGACGATTATCAAAAATATAAAGAAGATATGTTTGCAGCTACGTCCACGCCTTACGCTCCGTGGGTGATTGTTGACGCAAACGACAAGAAAAGAGCAAGAATAAATGTAATAAGGGATCTTCTTTCCCAGTTTGACTATGATGAAAAAGAATATTTTTATCCGGCCGATCCGGAGATCGTAAAAGTTGTTTCACACATTGAGTAGAAGCTGTGAAGTGGATAAGCAGTTAAGTTGTGAAGGAAATTAGTGAAATTTGAAAATGTTTTTTCTTCACAACTTTACAACTACACAACTTGCCTACTTTTTTTGGTATAATACCTTGCAAAAAAGGAAAACCTCAATGGATTACAAAGACACTCTTCTTTTGCCTAAAACCACCTTTCCGATGCGTGGTAATCTTCCTCAAAACGAGCCTAAAAAATACAAAAAATGGTTCAGCGAACACGTATATGAAAGAATGAAACAAAACAGGGTCGGAAACGACAAATTTAACCTCCACGACGGACCTCCGTATGCAAACGGACATATTCACATAGGACACGCACTTAATAAGATTTTAAAAGATATGATTGTTAAATATTACTATTTTCAGGGATTTGACGTAAGATACACTCCGGGATGGGACTGTCACGGACTGCCTATTGAACAGCAGGTTGAGAAAAAAATAGGACGTGAAAAAAAAGAAAGTCTTCCTAAAAGCAAAATCAGAGAGTTATGCAGACAGCATGCAGCTAAATTTATAGAAATACAAAAAGAAGAGTTTCAAAACCTGGGAGTTATCGGAGATTGGGATAATCCGTATAAAACAATGGATTTTGAATTTGAAGCTAATATTTATAAAGCACTTGCCGAGATCGCTAAAAAGGGTCTTTTGGTAGAGAGAAGCAAGCCGGTATTTTGGTGTATGCACGATAAAACGGCATTAGCAGAAGCAGAAGTAGAATATGAAGATAAAGAAGACTATTCAATTTACGTTGCGTTTCCTTTAAGCAATGAAGCTAAAAGCAAACTCGGAATCGATAACGCAAGTATTGTTATCTGGACGACAACTCCTTGGACGCTACCTGCTAATATGGGAATTGCCCTAAATCCCGAAGAGAGATATGTATTAAGTGAAGACGGAAAAATCGTAGCAAAAGAACTGTATGAAAACTTAAAAGAAGCTGAGGTTGTAAGCGGCGAAATAGTTAAAGAATTTGACGCAAGCGAGCTTGAAAACCTAAAAGCAATCAACCCTCTAAACGGAAGAGAGTCTGTAATAATACTCGGCGAACACGTTACAATGGACGGAGGAACGGGGTGTGTTCATACGGCTCCGGGACACGGTGAGGAAGACTACAGAGTATGGCTAAAATACGGATTTAGTGAAATAATTCAGCCCGTGGACGATGAAGGTAAATACTCAAACTTAATCGTAACTGAAAAGCTGTTGCCTGAAGAATTTAAAGGAATGCATATATTTGAAGCTAATCCTAAAATTTTAGATCTTTTAGGTGATAACCTTGTTAAAGTATCTAAATTTACGCACAGCTATCCGCACTGCTGGAGATGCCATAACCCTGTTATTTTCAGGGCTACTAAACAGTTTTTTATCGCAATGGATAAAGAAACAAACGGGGATACGTTAAGAAACAGAGCGCTTAATGAAATAGAAAAAGTGGAATTTACTCCAAAAACAGGTAAAAACAGGCTTCATACAATGGTCGCAAACAGACCTGACTGGTGTATAAGCCGCCAGAGAGACTGGGGTGTTCCTATTGCGTTTTTCAGAAACAAAGATACGGGCGAGCTTATTATCGATGATGAAATAATCGAAAACGTTTATGAAATATTTAAGGTAAAAGGCGCGGATGCGTGGTATGATTTAAGCATTGAAGAGCTGCTGCCTGAAAGCAAAAAAGATTTGGCTTCTAAATTAGAAAAAGTTAACGATATTTTAGACGTATGGTTTGACAGCGGGTCAACATGGTTTGCCGTACTTAAAAACGGACCTTACGACGCCGGGGAATATCCTGCGAATATGTATCTTGAGGGAAGCGACCAGCACAGAGGATGGTTCCAAAGCTCACTTCTTGTATCAACTTCTATTGAGGAAAAAGCTCCTTATAAATCAATCCTTACTCACGGATTCACCGTAGACGAGAAGGGTGAAAAAATGAGTAAGTCTAAAGGAAACGTTGTAGCCCCTCAGGAAGTTTCTAAAAAATTCGGAACCGAAATCTTGAGATTATGGGTTGCTACGAGTGATTACAGCGGGGATATCAAAATCAGTGACGGTATCTTAAAACAGGTTGCGGAGCAGTACAGAAAAATAAGAAACACTATCAGATTCCTGCTTGCAAACGTAAACGATTTAGAAGAGATCAAGCTGACAAATCCTTCAATGATCGACAGATGGATTCTGGCAAGAAGCAAAGAAGTGTTTGACGAAGTGGTGGCACTTTTCGGAAAATACGACTTTTCTAAAGCGTTTAATATTTTAAACAACTTTATCGTAACCGAGCTTAGTGCGATTTATATGGACGTTTGTAAAGACAGACTCTATTGTGAACCTTTGAATTCTGAAAAAAGAAGAAATTCTCAAAGCACAATGGCTGTGATTGTGAAAGAGCTTATTTCACTGCTTGCACCGGTACTTACATATACAATGGATGAAGCGGTTGAACACGCTCCAAAAGTTATAAAAGAAGACGCAAAAGACGTGTTTGATTTCGTATATACGCCGCTTACCGCCGTGGAAAATCCTATTGATGAAGAGATTTTGGAAATTAGAAGAAGATTTTTTGAAATTGTAGACAGACTTAAAAAAGAAAAAGTTATAAAAGATACACTTGAACTTGCGATTGAGACAAATTATGATAAATTACTGGTTGACGAAATGGCCGACTTTTTTGTCGTAAGTTTAATAAGCGATAATATTGAAGGCGAAACACTTGAGGAGTTCCATATCGGGGATGAGCAGTTTGTTGTTAAAATCAAACGTTCACCTCTTCATAAATGTCCTAGATGCTGGAGATTTTTAGCCCAGGAAGAAGGCGCTTTATGCGAAAGATGCGAAAAGGCTATTAATGGATAAACCGGTTTCTTCTTGGTTTATTTTTTTAAATATTATAATTATAATAGGCGTTAGTTACGCAGTGTACAGATGGCTTAAAAGTATAAAAGGAGATTTTTAATGATAACACTTAAAGAAGCACTAAAACTATCAAAAGAAGAGCTAAAAGAGCTCAAAAAAGAGATAAATGAAAAAGCAAAAGAAAATAAAGAACTTGGCGGATATGTCGAACAGTTTTTGGATAGAGACCTAAGTGAAGCTGGTGATGGAGTGCCTATCGCAGTTAAAGACAACATTAACGTAAAAGGATGGGAAGTTACATGTTCTTCTAAAATCCTTCAGGGATATGTGAGCCCTTATAATGCGACCGTAATTGATAAAATGCTTGAAGCGGGACTCTCTCCATTTGGTAGATGTAATATGGATGAATTTGCAATGGGAAGTTCGACTGAGACAAGCTACTACGGTAAAACATTGAATCCGCATGATGTTAACAAAGTTCCAGGGGGAAGCAGTGGTGGTAGTGCCGCTGTGGTAGGTTCCGGGCTTGCGGTTGCCGCACTTGGAAGTGATACGGGCGGATCTATCAGACAGCCGGCGGCGTTCTGCGGAGTTGTAGGAATGAAACCGACGTATGGGAGAGTTAGCAGACTTGGGCTTGTAGCATTCTCAAGCTCACTTGATCAAATAGGACCGATTACACAAAACGTGGAAGACGCAGCTATTTTATATAACATTATTGCAGGGCATGATCCTAAAGATTCGACTTCCGCACCGGTTGAGAATAAAAAAATAGAAATCAATGAAAACAGAAAACTAAAAATTGTAGTAATTGACAACTATATTGATGAAGCGGACGAGGATATTAAAAACAGACTAAACGATATTATCACTGAACTTGAAAAAGAAGGGCATACAATTATTCATAAAACCCTTATGAATTCAAAATACGACGTTGCGACTTATTACGTGGTTGCTACTGCGGAAGCAAGCTCAAACCTTGCGAGATTTGACGGTATGAGATACGGAAACAGAATCGAAGGAAAAGATCTGAAAGAAACATATAAATTAACAAGAGCTCAGTTCGGAGATGAAGTAAAAAGAAGAATTATGCTAGGAACGTTCGTTCTTTCAAGCGGATATTACGATGCTTATTATTTAAAAGCGCAAAAAGTAAGACATTTAATTAAAAACGAATTCGATAAACTCTTTGCGGAAGCCGA
It contains:
- the dnaK gene encoding molecular chaperone DnaK; the protein is MGKVIGIDLGTTNSAMAYYDGKDAKIIANKEGRNTTPSVVAFTDKGEVLVGEPAKRQAITNPERTIYSVKRIMGMMCNEPKAQEAKKHVQYKIVDKNGACAVEVDGKVYTPQEISAKILMKLKKDAEEFFGEEVTEAVITVPAYFNDSQRKATQEAGKIAGLNVLRIINEPTAAALAYGLDKKGEEKILVYDLGGGTFDVTVLEIGDGTFQVLSTDGNAFLGGDDFDNRIVDWLISEFKAETGIDLSQDKMALQRLKDAAEQAKKELSTKEETEINLPFITADASGPKHLVKKLTRAKFEAMIDDLLQETLKHIDTALNDAGLSKDEIDEIVMVGGSTRIPKVQELVSNYFNGKKLNKSVNPDEVVALGAAIQAGVLKGDVKDVLLLDVTPLSLGIETLGGVMTKIIEKGTTIPVKKSQVFSTAEDNQTAVTIHVLQGEAELAKDNKSLGQFNLEGIPPAPRGVPQIEVTFDIDANGVLNVSAKDKTSGKEQKITITGSSTLSEEEIERMVREAEEANRKEKARIEAIKARNELDAVAYQAEKFINDNKDKLGDVSALEAKIKEAKELIEQQSEDKAKIDSLKNEITAEMQKVAQNMQQNAGTQQNTQNDQNKGGDDDVIDAEVE
- a CDS encoding glutamyl-tRNA amidotransferase — its product is MDKPVSSWFIFLNIIIIIGVSYAVYRWLKSIKGDF
- the hemH gene encoding ferrochelatase, coding for MKAIILLNMGGARSPEELKEFLYNMFKDKRIISSPIRHILAPLISNLRYKKVWENYESIGGSRIYELTGKLCENMKKHTDTAVIYAMRYTKPHLKDVIGKYDEVTLIPLYPHYSFTTYESSLDELKETNYSGKVNIVKPFFEDERFNEIIIENILNSVKNPDEWHLIFSAHGLPKKMIERGDKYQSHIEKHVNLLKEKLLNFKSVNLAYQSRFGFAEWLKPYLHEELEKYKNEKVLIYPISFMIDNSETDLELKVEYKHLADEIGIKEYKVVECPNESEKVAKFLVELANESITSEG
- a CDS encoding DUF2914 domain-containing protein, whose product is MKKFLFAILFAVSLFGYNIKEFVTCKDVQDLTPINKTDTFTTKDKKVFAFAYFTDIKKNSLIDFVWEKKVDGKWKLYADIQLPIFAGVRWRTYSNITIRPFFKGEWRVSLVDGNTTIDTKEFKIIEDANSSN
- the ppk2 gene encoding polyphosphate kinase 2, with product MKKIDLPEYQLPKDKVFKKNGKMKDKFYEKELLKLQIELVKLQTWLKLHNKRLLVVFEGVDTAGKDGTIKRILEYLNPRFARSVALDKPSDKEKTQWYFQRYVPHFPAGGEMVFFNRSWYNRAGVEIVMGFCTHEEYLKFIRQAPRFEEMIVDDGIKFFKYYLDITKEEQYKRLKKRETDPLKKWKLSTLDWKSYEHYDDYQKYKEDMFAATSTPYAPWVIVDANDKKRARINVIRDLLSQFDYDEKEYFYPADPEIVKVVSHIE
- the dtd gene encoding D-aminoacyl-tRNA deacylase → MKALLQRVKHSSVSVEGKLINEINEGLNVLIGFEKDDNDEKLKKMAKKIASLRIFGERFEKSVTDIKGEILLIPNFTIPAITKKGTRPNFQNSMPPTQAKEFYDKMVKELNCIVPTKPGIFGAMMKVEIINDGPVTIILEV
- a CDS encoding bifunctional 3,4-dihydroxy-2-butanone 4-phosphate synthase/GTP cyclohydrolase II gives rise to the protein MPNPIERVKKAIEEIQKGNIIIMIDDEDRENEGDLVYAGVFSTPEKVNFLAKEGRGLICVSITNEIANSLELKPMVDSNKESFSTAFTISVDAKECTTGISAFERDLTIKKLSSPTSRPDDFVKPGHIFPLIAKEGGVLVRTGHTEGSVDICKLAGVYPSAVICEIMNEDGTMARRKDLADFAKKHNLAVVYISDIVEYRLQFETLITKEKEQTLEIDSVKFKKIIFKDHLGHEHYVLANNPKNTTNVKFYKVTKNVDFLLNSDILKEYEKVLEYIKYNGGVIIFIDSNSKEADKEYGIGAQILKALGIENLNLFSRHKNEFKALKGFGININKYLEV
- the grpE gene encoding nucleotide exchange factor GrpE, with amino-acid sequence MSKKKHHDKHHEKHEEKETQVDVEALQKQNEELQAKLDEALRAYAKCENDKKLLQKEADSAIEYAYEKFAKDLLPVVDSLELAIAHSGDIEDKAEAFDKLLEGVELTLKKLLDTFKNHGIEQVEHDEFNPEFHQAIQQVQSEEHEDGQIVDIYQKGYTLKGRVIRPSMVTINKK
- the ileS gene encoding isoleucine--tRNA ligase produces the protein MDYKDTLLLPKTTFPMRGNLPQNEPKKYKKWFSEHVYERMKQNRVGNDKFNLHDGPPYANGHIHIGHALNKILKDMIVKYYYFQGFDVRYTPGWDCHGLPIEQQVEKKIGREKKESLPKSKIRELCRQHAAKFIEIQKEEFQNLGVIGDWDNPYKTMDFEFEANIYKALAEIAKKGLLVERSKPVFWCMHDKTALAEAEVEYEDKEDYSIYVAFPLSNEAKSKLGIDNASIVIWTTTPWTLPANMGIALNPEERYVLSEDGKIVAKELYENLKEAEVVSGEIVKEFDASELENLKAINPLNGRESVIILGEHVTMDGGTGCVHTAPGHGEEDYRVWLKYGFSEIIQPVDDEGKYSNLIVTEKLLPEEFKGMHIFEANPKILDLLGDNLVKVSKFTHSYPHCWRCHNPVIFRATKQFFIAMDKETNGDTLRNRALNEIEKVEFTPKTGKNRLHTMVANRPDWCISRQRDWGVPIAFFRNKDTGELIIDDEIIENVYEIFKVKGADAWYDLSIEELLPESKKDLASKLEKVNDILDVWFDSGSTWFAVLKNGPYDAGEYPANMYLEGSDQHRGWFQSSLLVSTSIEEKAPYKSILTHGFTVDEKGEKMSKSKGNVVAPQEVSKKFGTEILRLWVATSDYSGDIKISDGILKQVAEQYRKIRNTIRFLLANVNDLEEIKLTNPSMIDRWILARSKEVFDEVVALFGKYDFSKAFNILNNFIVTELSAIYMDVCKDRLYCEPLNSEKRRNSQSTMAVIVKELISLLAPVLTYTMDEAVEHAPKVIKEDAKDVFDFVYTPLTAVENPIDEEILEIRRRFFEIVDRLKKEKVIKDTLELAIETNYDKLLVDEMADFFVVSLISDNIEGETLEEFHIGDEQFVVKIKRSPLHKCPRCWRFLAQEEGALCERCEKAING
- a CDS encoding CinA family protein, producing the protein MEVLFVGKEWKYKQALKNELFKHIDYNSVKYIDTFDIEFKPSQETLIVANKKTYPLVARILANLTNQQLVVKDDFLIPEHAKYTKNSFLIDYFYPINVILLEDKVPEIFIITPEYESINIFKFDKDTAIMFLDPIFNAHKLNYTVIENEGGFVEIITETLEDIVKKEILNVLPSVVFGNIFEHIINNLPPKKITFAESCTGGLIASHLTKISGSSNCFDGSVVTYANRIKHEWLGVEELTLEKYGAVSEQTVKEMLLGAIEISKADYALAVSGIAGPTGGTPAKPVGTVFIGVADHKQLKVEEFHFKGERNYVQYQAMMNAIRMFINFSGLYSKIP
- the gatA gene encoding Asp-tRNA(Asn)/Glu-tRNA(Gln) amidotransferase subunit GatA produces the protein MITLKEALKLSKEELKELKKEINEKAKENKELGGYVEQFLDRDLSEAGDGVPIAVKDNINVKGWEVTCSSKILQGYVSPYNATVIDKMLEAGLSPFGRCNMDEFAMGSSTETSYYGKTLNPHDVNKVPGGSSGGSAAVVGSGLAVAALGSDTGGSIRQPAAFCGVVGMKPTYGRVSRLGLVAFSSSLDQIGPITQNVEDAAILYNIIAGHDPKDSTSAPVENKKIEINENRKLKIVVIDNYIDEADEDIKNRLNDIITELEKEGHTIIHKTLMNSKYDVATYYVVATAEASSNLARFDGMRYGNRIEGKDLKETYKLTRAQFGDEVKRRIMLGTFVLSSGYYDAYYLKAQKVRHLIKNEFDKLFAEADLVLTPVTPSTAFEFGSKKDPLEMYLSDIYTISVNLAGVPAISLPVGKDKNNMPIGLQLIAKHFDEQTLFDGAKIVENLVKESK